In the genome of Triplophysa dalaica isolate WHDGS20190420 chromosome 17, ASM1584641v1, whole genome shotgun sequence, the window TTAGACTTTTTATGATTAACTAGTGTTTTATGCAGATCAGCCCTGATACTTGAAATCTTATTGCACACCAAGCCTATAAAACATGCTGCATCCATTGGCCAAACCGTCGCACTGATAACCATTAATGCATTCCATTTGATGTTGACTATGGCGATGTTGCTAAGGGACCGGATGACACACCCTAGTGTGAAACAAGCCACACCAACTATAAGCATTACCTGCCCTCTGCTATTGTTACCAGTATGCAGGTGTGTGGGTCTCCTGTGTTTACACTATTTGGTATCACATGGGCTGGTCATTGTACATGCTTTGTGATGTTTACAATAGCTGTGCACTACCTGTCCAATATTACATAACAAGACCATCAGAGTGGAGAGAAATACACTGTCATCCATCAAAAATGATGTTAGTGTATCTTGGACGGTTCTTGTTAGTGTGCATCTCGGGTCTCAGGGATCCAGTGGTGCTGTTCATTAATTCAACAGTTGAGTGGCAGAGTCAGGTGTCCTTCTAGTTATTCTAATCTAATCATCGCATGAAGGGAACCACACATATGATCACGTAGAGACCAACACCGtgtccgaaatcgcatactgtgacagtgGGTAGTGAATTAGATAAAGTACCAacttcatgtttgtttaaactgtATGCTGTATAAAGTGTGTGTGGGTGACGTATGCATGTACTGATGGTGAtaaatgagagaaaacacacaagtgAGATCGGAACGGAAACAGAGAATAGAATATTCTTCTGTGGGTACTTCCTATATTTTttccattataatttaaaatagagaaaaaatgtttcaaactgtTCAGATTTACTTGAACTCTATAACATTTCTTCATATTCTCCCAAGAGCAAATTATCCAAGGTAcagttttacacacatttattttatagcttTGTCTCACTGTTAACACCGCTTAGGAGaaacttaaaacttaaaacatataCTAAACATGACGGAGACGTCCTGAGCCATAAAAGAGCAATAATCTCATCATAATGAGAGTCATAATGTTTTTTGGAGGGAGATACTGCATGAACAACTAAACAGTGGACTCATTGTTAAATGATGCGTTTGTTACATTCTGTAGTTTTACTTGGAACGTTTTGATATGTAGTCTGCGTCGCTTTAACATACTTAACAAATATGTACCCATGTTACAGGCCTCTTTGCCATCACCCCCCCCTTGCAACTGTCATGGCCGACCCTGCATGGTGGAAGCTGACTTTCCTGCGGAAGAAGAAATCAGAGGCGAAGGTCTTGTACGAGATACCTCCTGACCTCACCGCCAACAATGGAAATAAGGAATTAAGCAATGATGCCGCGGATAACAATTTAGATGCCAGATTGGAAAAAATTGTGGACAAATCTGCCACAAAGGGTCGTCATGTGAAAGTCTCCCATTCTGGGCGGTtcaaagagaagaaaaagattCGAGCGACTCTGGCGGAGAACCCTGGTCTTTTCCCTGAATCAGCTCGAAAAGATAAGAACCAAGTGGTGGAAAATTAACGCATCCCTATTATGAgagattttataaaacaatttacattaaatggGATCATGACGTTTGTCCCTACAAGACTTTTTGGTGCTCCGTTCAGGCAATACCAGGGAATTTACTACTGATTCATGGAAGAAACTGCAACAGAAACTGTATTGTCAAAAAAATTCACAGATTATGTAATCACTAAACATGGTGTTGTCATGCTCATTAAGTATGATATTATCTCCGTGGGCCACATAAAAGTCTTAAAGACATCACAATTTCCCttcccaaaaatctaaatagcATTTTCCATTATTTTTGCATTGCATTAAGAAGATGGTCATACAATTCTTAGCACATTATTGCACACAGTAACCAATCACAGGCTTGAAggacacttttgttttttaaaaactgctGAGCCTTTTGATTATCACCTGATGAtgtgtattttgtattgtttttaagaaatgttcTGTGGTTGAAATGATAATACATGATTCAGATGAACTTTCATTTGTACATATGGCCTTTATCTATGTTTTTTATTAGCTTTCAATAAAAGAGTTTCAACCGGGGCGTGGACAGCCATAGTCAAGTCATATGAGAGCTAAAAGCAGATAAGACTATAGCCTacctccaactaccacaacagtTTTAATTGGCCTAATCTGTACTTGTCTATTGTTTCCTGCAAAACATAAGAGCTATTgttaaaatatgctaaataaagatgtttaatTGTCATCGTTGAGTTGTGATTGTGtttgaatacaaatgaaaatcTTGTAGCGGACAAGCCACACAAAGTTGTGTAGAAGCCGCTGCCATCTGCTGGTGAAATAACACAATGGCACTGCTGAATAAGTACATTTCTATACAagtttattacttttttcttcaCCGTTTCAACTTTGTTACAGAACAGGTTCATGTTACCAGTCATCACTATATTACAGAGTTACAGCAAACAGACTAACAAATTTAACACAACTCACGTTTGGCACGGGCAGTTCTTAAGTTCTTAAGAGAATTCtgaaataatttactcactctcttgtcatttcaaacctgtatgactttctattcttccgcacaacacaaaagaatatattttgttgaAAGTTGGTTAACCGAACATCCATGGCACGCATGCCGGTTAGCagcatttgtcaaaatatcttattttgtgttctgctgaagaaagaaagtcatacaggtttgaaatgacaagagagtgagtaaatgatgtcagaattttcaattttgggtgaactatcagtgAACTCACATATTGGACATTTGCTAGAAAATCCACTGATACAGATGAACTCACACAATGAGTATTTATGATCTAAAGATGTGTTTAATATCAGggcaataaacaaatacaatttcagTCACAGGACAAGGTTTACACAAgaaagtgttttgttgttttaacagcGGTCCAAAGGCTAAGTTTAACTGTATATTTACAGTTAATACGGCATGTCGGCTATGCTTTTCAATTATTAATCAACAACAAGCTGAAGACTTTGCACTTAAAAGTGTGTTGAGGTGAATGACAAACGATGAGCatgattcattttcataaaatcaCATCTTCAGTTGTCAAACCTTCCTTCAGGACAGTACTCATGTACAGTAGAATAAATACAGTTTACATGTTGTTACTTGTCAGTTACTGCCTATaccaaattatgattgtaatgATGTCACAGACGATGACCTTGATTCCATACCATCCACTTGGTCAGGGGGCCAACCGTTGGTATACCCACCCCCCATCCGCCTGATGCTGCATATCCCCAAGTTGAGGTTCTCCCTCTTTCGGCCTCAGGAAGACTATTCGATCATGTAATCTGTTAGTCTGACCCTGCCAGAACTCAATCAGAAAAGGCTTGACAATGTATCCACCCCTGTAAAGAcagcccaaaaataaaaacacacgcTTAAGTAGAAACACAGATTTTTACAGTACATGAATAAGCAAAACTACTCTAATCTGCGTTCCAGCTTCGATTAACCTTATGATAAGGATCAGGGATTTTCTCAAGCACAGTAAAGTATTTCGGATGACATCATTTTAGAAGGCTCACCAGTAACTTGGCATTGGCACATCTGTGTCCTTGTACTTTTCTTCAAGTTCTGCATTCTTGTCTCTCAGGTACTTCAAGgggaacacacaaaaataaaccaattaaCGCGTGCCGTATCAAAGCAGGAGAAAATTTATAGCATTTATGGTGTGAATAGCAAATGCTTAAATATATGGTGGCGAGAGTCAGCTCACCTGTCTGCTCGGGATTTCTGTGCTCTGCCTGCTAACAACAGCGCCGATCTGACTGCTCTTGGGTCTGGAGTGGAAGTATTCACACGACTTATCATACGGGATCCGCTCTACAGTGCCTTCAATGCGAACCTGGGACACAAAACCTTACAtgaaaactatatattttagaGGGACACTCGGGTCTTTCATCCAATTAATTCAGAATGTCCAAACAGAGGAAATGCTCACCTGCCTATTTAAAGGCTCCCAATAAAAGACAAGACAGGCATAGGGATTACTTTCCTATATAAAcggaaaagaaaaatgtatatgacATTGACTGAAAATGCAGTTTAAGAAACTAAAAGTATGAAAGGACGTTTTAAAGACTTACCAGTTCTGCACCTTTCCGACTCTCGTAGTTTGTAAAGAAGCGAAATCCTTCCTCGCTGTAACCTTTCAGAAGGACCATGCGTGCAGAAGGACGGCCATCTCTTTAAGAGAGGCAGaggaacaaaacagaaaatgtacaaGTGCCGTATTGATGGATTTACTCAATAACAGTATATGAATATATTACTCTGTACATTGACCGCTACTACTGGTTCACCGAGATTCTTACTTGGTGGCTGTTGAAAGACACACAGCATTGGCTTCCCCAACTTCAGGGCATTTAGTTGCTTGATCAAACCAGTTCCCGAACTGCTTTATTGGATCTAGGGAAGCAAGCTGGTCCTCCTCAAAACACTGTTGAAGAACATGTGAAGATAATGACAGTTTTCTACATGAAGTATGTCATTTGTGTATCATAAGCACATGCAAAGGCCTACAAAGACTCTATGAGCTCTGGTGGGCTACAGTTAAGGTACAATTGATTATGCATAAACACAATTATCAATTTAATACGATTGCACAACAATTGGACTTGACTCCGTGCTTAGGCTTTATTGTAAACAAAATCACTACTTATGACCTGTGCCATGTCTTCATTTATGAACAGGGTCTGAGGTCATGAATATATAAGTCCACATAACGTTGCgtatacaaaatattgaatcTCACCTCCTGGTCGCTCTTATAGCTTTTTCTCATGTTACTCAGATCCATGCTGGTACCTCTGTCCGTATATTTTCTGCACACAAACGAGGTATTTAATGCGCGATCACGGGTTGCCGGGGAAACACGGGGCTTAAAACACTTAATAATATTGCCAATGTTTCGTGACGCGCAAACACCAAAGAGAAGTCGCATGTCTACAACCCCTCTTGCGTCACAACGCTCTTACGTAAAATGTTACGAAAGCTCGGTTTTAAATAATACTCTAAATTCGCcgtgaataaaataaaaaaggtgtttatgtatttcttcatggacattcattaaataatttagcaaaaagcatttaaatgtcCGAGAAGAGTTATACAtagaacctttattttgaaagcaTGACGGGACCTACTGTCACACGTCACATCCGGATAAAGATGGCAGCGACCTTGTGTGGCAGGCTTCTTCCAAAAGCGGgtaaatgtctgtttttaaataattactaGCTTGAGtactataataatttaatatgtcAGATTATGTATGCGATTTATGTTTATGCTATAAACGCGTAATGGTTAAAATGTAGCTGAGAGACAATATACGTCTAGATTGTGGTACTGCACAACATCATTACTGTTAACGTTCATGCACTATAGTTGAGATGTTGCCTGATTTACAATTTTTATGTGATCTACGGTCTCCTATTATGACTGTGtattgtaatttattgaagatgtatgttttttaagttatgtcttaacattattattaaatgcttGTCACCTCTCATCCACTCTGTTATGGCCATTGTAGTACAGTTTCTGCAATAACTTGTCTTAATTGTGCTACAATAATGatggtctttaaaaaaatgtgtcattactGCATCAATGGTTTTCTTACTTATATGCCTGCTTTATTACCACAGGATGGGTGCCAATAACCCAGAGTATTCGTCATGGCTCAAAAGCAGTCACACGCCACAGAAGGCCAATGCACATTATAAAGCAGAAACTCATGGCTGTCACAGAGTACATTCCTCCTACGCCAGTAGCTCCTCCTGGTGCTCTGACTCCACGAGTTAGAAAGATTGAAGAGGTGAACTGTTACTATGGCTTAAATTGTATGTTTAAACCTGTACAGTTTTTAAACTGATGTTGTGTAAAAGGTATAATACAGAAAGGAATTCTTAATATAAACTTTGTTTTCAGTGGTTTAAATTAATGGTTGATAGAACTAGATGCAGCTGTCAGCGAGAAGCTGTTATAATGAATTTTAcatctgtccctttaaggaaagTGGCCTGGCCATTCTATTGAGGAAAGACCTGGAAACCTTGTTTAAGGAATGTAAGATGATTGCTGTGGTCCAGAACAACGCTTCCAATGCAGAAGACATGCAACTTCTAAAACACAgactgaaaaaacacacaatcaatGTTAAATTCTTCCCTAACCAGGTAATGGTAATCCGCATCTTTGGTTGGTGCGGTCCTATATTACCTCTTTTAGAATACATCTTGTTCAGTCACATTAAATGGCTGGAACTGAATTTATAAAGCTCCGTACCAACATTCTACCTGTGATTCTTTGCAGGTGATGAGGTCCTTCCTCAATGACGGTATATATAGAAACATGTTGCCTCTAGTAATTGGCCAGACTGTCATATTTGTTAGTAAAGAACCAAAAGTTAAAGAAATGCTGCAAGTGTTGAGGGGCAATCCACAGATGGTGCTTCTAGGTAAATCTGTCATATTATGCACtgaattgacatttatttataaaggatTTTTAGGAAGGTTGTTATGGTCTAACAAAGCGCTTTCTCAAACCTTTCCTTTCAGGAGCTTGTATAGAGAACACATTGCTGTCGTATCAAGGCATTCTCAATTATTCCAAACTCCCTTCTATGACAACCATACATGGTGAGCTGGTTAGTGGTCTTACCATGATGACCTCACAGACTGTCTCAATTTTACATCGTCATCCAGCCCATCTTTCTGCGCTGCTTCAGCAGTATGTCAAACAGCAGGGCTCTGGGGACACAACAGATACTGTGTCGGACAAAGATGCTgcataatgattttttaaagaatgacaGATGCAGTGTCATTTGGTGCAGACTCACAGTATGTGTTTGGGGCAACTGTATATGTTTGACACatacatttgcataaaataaaacttttatttataggGGTATCTAGACAAGTTCATCACGGTTCACAAGGATACTGCATTCTCTTCCATCAAAACATCTACTTTTGTATGCAAAACACTGGCAGTTTGAtgatttgaaatttacatttcacCACTAATGCACAAAGTGTAAGAAAATGAGTTAATTTGCCTAGGCATCACTCAAACGTTAGCTTTCTGTTTTCTATCATTGGACAAAAGAGTTTCTGATAGCTCCAACCATAATGGACACACCTAAGCAAGTTAATCAAAGTATTCAGAATTACTTGACAATTATAGAACACTATTAGTGTGTTGGTACTATTTTTAaggaataataaataatatgctAAACCAATTTAATAGGCAGTTTAAATAGTTGTAAATCTTCATAGGTTCTAAcacaatgcatttttaatatatttgaagGCCAAGAAGAACATGCATCTGTTCTGCTTAAGGAAACAGTAGCTAGTGGTGGTCATGGATTCAGATTAGTGCTAATCTCTGGATTACTTCATGTTAATCTAGGTCAGTTAACCCTTAAAGTTTGCAATTCCAGGTTTGCTTTATAAACCTTAACGTGATTCACAGCTATTTGGTGTGTAGTTAAGCAATTGTATGTGGAACTCTTTCTTGGATAAAcatgtgcatttgtgaatctctaaaaaataaatgtgcctATATTTGATGGTAGAGTTTTAATTATGTTGAAATAAACAATGCTCAATAGACATAACATCTTTTTGTATGTCAGTAGCTTTTATTAAATCAGAATGGCTGGTACTAAGGATCCAATTGGGTACATGTAATTCCTCCAGTCTTTGAGACTAATGCGGATAATGATTGGGAGGATGTTAAATCACCGGTAGAGGACGGTTCAGGAGCTCTCTGTTTGACTGAATGTTGGTATACGCATGCAATATAGGTCGATGCGTTCTTGCATCTTAAAACAGTGGTCAAACTGGTTGTCTGGCCCGTCACGTAGTGTGACGCACGAGTCTATCAATGGCAGAA includes:
- the pnpo gene encoding pyridoxine-5'-phosphate oxidase codes for the protein MRLLFGVCASRNIGNIIKCFKPRVSPATRDRALNTSFVCRKYTDRGTSMDLSNMRKSYKSDQECFEEDQLASLDPIKQFGNWFDQATKCPEVGEANAVCLSTATKDGRPSARMVLLKGYSEEGFRFFTNYESRKGAELESNPYACLVFYWEPLNRQVRIEGTVERIPYDKSCEYFHSRPKSSQIGAVVSRQSTEIPSRQYLRDKNAELEEKYKDTDVPMPSYWGGYIVKPFLIEFWQGQTNRLHDRIVFLRPKEGEPQLGDMQHQADGGWVYQRLAP
- the prr15lb gene encoding proline-rich protein 15-like protein B → MADPAWWKLTFLRKKKSEAKVLYEIPPDLTANNGNKELSNDAADNNLDARLEKIVDKSATKGRHVKVSHSGRFKEKKKIRATLAENPGLFPESARKDKNQVVEN
- the mrpl10 gene encoding 39S ribosomal protein L10, mitochondrial produces the protein MTGPTVTRHIRIKMAATLCGRLLPKAGWVPITQSIRHGSKAVTRHRRPMHIIKQKLMAVTEYIPPTPVAPPGALTPRVRKIEEESGLAILLRKDLETLFKECKMIAVVQNNASNAEDMQLLKHRLKKHTINVKFFPNQVMRSFLNDGIYRNMLPLVIGQTVIFVSKEPKVKEMLQVLRGNPQMVLLGACIENTLLSYQGILNYSKLPSMTTIHGELVSGLTMMTSQTVSILHRHPAHLSALLQQYVKQQGSGDTTDTVSDKDAA